A window of Rhinatrema bivittatum chromosome 2, aRhiBiv1.1, whole genome shotgun sequence contains these coding sequences:
- the LOC115083831 gene encoding gastrula zinc finger protein XlCGF57.1-like — MPAGASAQVPVTFEDIAIYFSQEEWEDLDEGQKELYKDVMKENYQMLSSLGTGSPTITPEIISHIERGEGPYIRDEPGSEEGGTGRSSCSGTEEVTKPVPERDGGDTCPCCDWEKNFWTRYKPEEGLRNPDSTKKRTPCDQSTNDTHTMKLQRNWTVEQQSECNECGNFCMDQGTLNSQDGFHRGERPHTCTDCDKNLSQKDPGPLNEKIHINYNRPFLCLEDGKCILHKPELIMSKRNHTEEKPFPLTECRKSLNQKGHLAQQLRIHTEERPFLCNECGKSFTLKGNLLIHQKTHKGERPFACTQCEKNFIHKKNLIIHQRTHTGERPFPCTDCGKRFIKKEDLQMHQRIHTGEKPFSCKEWRKVFSKKRDLIQHLRTHTGERPYPCTECGKSFSQKGSLTQHLRIHTGERPFTCSECGKSFSQKGALTQHLRIHTGERRYSCTECGKSFIQKGHLLRHQRTHKGEKLFPCMVCEKYFFKKRYLLLHQRTHEGDKPFLCKECGKSFSLKEDILDHLREHW; from the exons GAACAGGCTCCCCGACCATCACCCCAGAGATTATATCCCACATTGAGCGAGGGGAAGGGCCGTACATCAGGGATGAGCCGggatcagaggaaggaggaactgggagaagcagctgctcag GTACTGAGGAAGTGACTAAACCTGtaccagagagagatggaggggacACCTGCCCATGTTGTGACTGGGAGAAAAACTTCTGGACTCGTTATAAACCAGAGGAAGGACTAAGAAACCCAGACTCCACTAAGAAGAGGACACCCTGTGATCAAAGTACCAATGATACCCATACTATGAAGCTTCAGAGAAATTGGACAGTAGAACAACAGTCTGAATGTAATGAATGTGGAAACTTCTGCATGGATCAGGGAACTCTAAACTCACAAGATGGATTTCATAGAGGAGAGAGACCACATACATGTACAGACTGTGACAAGAACCTCAGTCAGAAGGATCCTGGCCCACTAAATGAGAAAATCCACATTAACTACAATAGACCATTTCTCTGTCTTGAAGATGGGAAATGCATCCTTCACAAACCAGAACTGATAATGTCTAAGAGAAATCACACAGAAGAGAAGCCATTTCCATTAACTGAATGTAGGAAAAGCTTAAATCAGAAAGGACATCTTGCCCAACAGCTGAGAATTCATACTGAAGAGAGACCTTTTTTATGcaatgaatgtgggaaaagcttcactTTGAAGGGAAACCTTCTGATACACCAGAAAACCCATAAGGGAGAGAGACCCTTTGCATGCACTCAGTGTGAGAAGAATTTCATTCATAAGAAAAACTTAATAATTCATCAGAGAACTCACACAGGGGAGAGACCATTTCCTTGTACTGACTGTGGGAAAAGATTTATTAAAAAAGAAGATCTTCAGATGCACCAGAGaatccatacaggagagaaaccCTTCTCATGCAAGGAATGGAGGAAAGTTTTTAGTAAGAAAAGAGATCTTATTCAGCACCTACGAACACATACTGGGGAAAGACCCTATCCATGCactgagtgtgggaaaagcttcagtcagaaggGAAGTCTTACACAACATCTgagaattcacactggagagagaccctttaCGTGcagtgaatgtgggaaaagcttcagtcagaaaGGAGCACTTACACAACACCTgagaattcacactggagagagacGTTAttcatgcactgaatgtgggaaaagctttattCAGAAAGGGCATCTTCTGAGACACCAGAGAACCCATAAAGGAGAGAAGCTCTTTCCATGCATGGTATGTGAGAAATACTTTTTCAAGAAGAGATATCTTCTGTTACACCAGAGAACCCATGAAGGAGATAAGCCCTTTCTGTGCAaggaatgtgggaaaagctttagtCTGAAGGAAGATATTCTAGATCACCTCAGAGAGCACTGGTGA